The stretch of DNA CACGTGGAGTGGGACCCATTCTAGGTGTTTGCCACTCATTTTGAAGGGGTCTCTCCTATCCAGCTGTAAACTTACACGCGTGTTGCCCACTCAACTCGACGATTATGTGGGCCCCACCCTTTTGCTAACTTCACCACCTCAACAATCACCACTTTacttattttcatttaatttgataatttcaatttcattatctttTATTAAGTTAAGTGAGCTCATTATCTTATCAATTCATTTTATTTGTcggaaatttttatttaataagagTAGTGACAAAAAcatatttttgagattttttgcaAAAGTGTAATGTTTTGAAAATATTgagtatatttatttaaaaaaaaaaatatgagtatattaaaaaaaacaatgaatAATTTTATTGAAATTAATGAACAATTTTACAGAATATAAATAGTCATCTATATTAAGTATTTTAGTGCCTATTAATTATGACAATCCAAAATGTACATaactatatcatatatatatgagtaGCAAATCCTTTATAACATATCGACACTTGAAAATTTATAAGAAAAACCTAGTAAAATACCCTTCTGATCTCTACATTATACATTTATCAGCACCAGAAACAATATTATCACATaatcataatttattatatatatagctaaatGTGTAAAGATTTCATAGAGTTGTTGTTGTAACAATGAGAAACAttgtagaaaaatataaaagaactgTAATCGCATTTTCTTCTCTCTATACAATATAACACTTTCTTttgcttttcttctttttcctgGGACACAtacaatggaaaaaaaaaaaaaaagctcacAAAAACTAACACACCTATGAACAAAACAAGAACTAACCAGTGGAAGAACCAACATGATGATCCATCATCATCATATACCTTAGAAACTCAGGcaatttccttttcttttctctctctctttaatcaaataataagtacacaaatatatatatgtatatatttgtgaaAGAAAGAACAAAATAGCAACTTCCCGCAAACcccaacaaaatatatataaatgagtgtgtgtaaattgtaaaatatatatatatctatatcatATGTATGcttgtatttatatatgtattcacTTTGTAATTCTTCTCTTTCCTTGGGCATGAACTGCCTGCTTTGCAGGCCTGTAAGAAGGTTGAACCAGTTGACTAGCCCCAATGGATGATTTTCGTGATAGTGCAGGTGAAGGAATTAGGGATGGAATCATACTCCTGGTTAGGAACAAACACAAAATCATTGCTTTTAAAATTAGAACATTCATATTTGTTAAAACAAAACTTAGACCATTCATCATGTAGAAGCAAAGCCGTGTAAAAACTATTTTGAACTTTGTGTTTAACAAAAATTATAGATTGGATTTCTGTTTTGTTAAGTAACAATTTGGATTCGTATGTTTCAAAACAGAATATAATAGTACCCtgaactcaaaataaaaataataatactctGAGTTAGAAATGTTAtgataagattaattatattttgagtAAAATTGGGCTAGAATCTaaattgttatttaataaaacagaaTATCTAATCGGTAACTTTTGTGAAGTacagaattaaaataaaatagtattaTCCATATTTTTAATAGTGAAAAAGTTTTGAATAGAGCTTAAGTGGTAACAACGATGCCATACTAGTGTTTTTATCAGCTTTTATGGGAATACATTGGAAAATTTACCTGGTTTCTGTGCTTCTTACTGGCTTGGGATTGGTTTTCCTTGTTTCCGGTCCTCCGGGGCCATTGGGAATGCCGGTGGCCTTAGGAGGAGGATTTAATTGCCAAAGCATGTCTGGCTCTGAAGAATCACTAGTTGCAGCCTCTAACTGATCATCAGAATCATCAGTGATGGCCATCTCATATCGATTACTCCTCTGTGAATCATAATCTTGGCTCTCCTTTTTGTTTCCATTAATCTTATTATTCAATTGTTGTTCTGGATATATCTTTGAAGGGTCTGGGAGGTAGTTCTGACCAAACATCTCTGTCAACTGTGAACTGTCTACATCCCAACATTCCACAAGATTTTCCTCTCTATTTATGATGTCTTGCTTGTTCACCATAATCTTATCAACCCAATCACTGTTAACTGATTCCTTATCATCTTCTTTTCCATTTCCATCAGGAGTACTCTCAACAGATGGCCAAGAAGATGAATGCATCAACACATCTTGAAGATCCAAACTTCGCCTTTTCAATTTCGATGCAGAATTCTGAAGATACATGTAGAACATATATGAGCAAATTTTTTGATAAACTATGCAATGTGGGAAAGATGAAAGTCCAGTGCAGATTAGCTTGGCTTAAAATTTGATTACCAATAACTGTATTTGGTTTTGGTACATACCTCAACGTTACCAACATCCTCTATTGGTTGCCTACGCCCCCCGGAAAACTCTTTGAGACTTTTCCAACTTGGGTGTGAAGGGGATGACCCTGCAGATTTCAATCTTGATCTATCTGGGCTGGAAGAACGAGAATGTGGACCGCGTTCTCCCTCCTTCCTCACTAGAGCTGCTTTAAGATTAGCAATCTGTAACCAAAAGAGAaaacaaaaaattgaaataagcaTGTACATGACACATGGTGATAAGAAAATATCATCAGAAAAGACTATAAAATGCCTTGTTTAACCTGGTCTTTAAGCTCTTTCACGTCTGAACTATCTTTGTTAGCTTTAGCAGCACCAAGTTCAACAGTTGAAACTCGTTCAGCAAATTTCAGGGTACTAATTGTTTCCCCAACAGCTTCGGCCTCGGGGCTAATGTGAACAAACATGAGTGTCTTTGCCTGTCCTCCTAAAAATTCGAAGGATGATCACAACATGGGGTTGTAGAGGAGATTAAATTGGGAAATAGGAATTAAAAAATCAAAGGTAATCTAGAGTATATAGGATACATATTCTTACCAAGTGAGTCTTGGAGCAGTTGTGTGAGTTTACTGTTTCTATAAGGAACATGGGAATTCTTTTGAGCAAGAGAAGAGATCACATCTCCTAAGGCAGAAAGAGATTTGTTGATATGTTGGGCCTCCTTTAATCTGTCTCCAGTCACCTCCGATTTGTCAACTCTTTCACTTCCTGCAAGGTCAACCAAATGCATGCAACCACGTAGAACAGTACCAGATGTGAGGTCCCTTCCttgaacatgaacagtcaagcAGCTGCAAAGAAAATAACATTACTATTTTTGGTATAGTCACAAGTAAATGTGATGAGAGAGTTGCAGAAGGACAATCACCCAATTATACACCACCAAAATTAAGTCTAATGCATTGGCTTATACCTATGAGATCTGCTACTACGATCATTCATGGCTGTAGCACTCACTGCCCTATTCTTGTGTCCAAGATTCATCAAATACAAGACATCAGATGTTGTTGATACAGGTACAAGGTTTGCATCTGGTACATTAATTCCATTTTGTGAACTATTCCGAATTTCTAATGTATATTGGAGTTAAAGAAAGATCACATATGAATGTATGTATGAATATCAATGAATTATATGTGAGAATACATAAAACAGTAAGTTGTGCATATAAAGGATATCTTTTGTTAACACCATCTGTAATAAGTAGATCCCGAACTTGTTCGTTGTAGATTTCAAGCATCTGAACAgaaatttcatagaaaaaagTGTCTTTCCTCTGTTCTGAGAGAAGAAATAGGTCATTTAGTGCCCTGTAGTTTACACCTTGGGTTTCCTGTGTGAGCTCTTTCGGTCCAGTCTAGATTGGAAAAAGAGACACAGTCCATAAATTTAGAGTAACATAAAGTGAACCAAGCAATTTACATTGTATGGATGCAGTAGTGGCATGTCTAATTTCCTCCTTACCATAGTAAAAGTTTTTCCAGATCCAGTTTGGCCATAAGCAAATATGCATACATTGTAACCATCAA from Cannabis sativa cultivar Pink pepper isolate KNU-18-1 chromosome 2, ASM2916894v1, whole genome shotgun sequence encodes:
- the LOC115719290 gene encoding kinesin-like protein KIN-14I: MATEQVLPFSVASIVEDVLHQHGSRTTPIDFASRKAEEASLRRYEAAGWLRRTIGVVGGKDLPAEPSEEEFRLGLRSGIVLCNVINKVNPGAVTKVVEGPSDSVIIPDGAALSAFQYFENVRNFLVAVEEMGLPTFEASDLEQGGMSARVVNCVLALKSYNEWKQGGSIGSWKFGGNTKPPAFGKPFMRKNSEPFGNSCLRTLSWGEKSVDSISSNQSSNGDIGHDISETGISRSLNVLVREVLSDKRQEEIPIIIESMLGKVVEEFERRLATQSELTKSIQKDMALSGTENSCADPASDDIEMEEKDASPTKEEACTQMYNHEEAPDNQFLKQHMLLEKQQRDIQDLKHTLHHTKAGMQFLQMKHKEEFENLGKHLRSLAYAASGYQRVLEENRKLYNQVQDLRGNIRVYCRVRPFLPGESSRLSTIDHIDDGNITVLTPAKYCKEGRKSFTFNKVFGPCASQEAVFADTRPLIRSVLDGYNVCIFAYGQTGSGKTFTMTGPKELTQETQGVNYRALNDLFLLSEQRKDTFFYEISVQMLEIYNEQVRDLLITDGVNKRLEIRNSSQNGINVPDANLVPVSTTSDVLYLMNLGHKNRAVSATAMNDRSSRSHSCLTVHVQGRDLTSGTVLRGCMHLVDLAGSERVDKSEVTGDRLKEAQHINKSLSALGDVISSLAQKNSHVPYRNSKLTQLLQDSLGGQAKTLMFVHISPEAEAVGETISTLKFAERVSTVELGAAKANKDSSDVKELKDQIANLKAALVRKEGERGPHSRSSSPDRSRLKSAGSSPSHPSWKSLKEFSGGRRQPIEDVGNVENSASKLKRRSLDLQDVLMHSSSWPSVESTPDGNGKEDDKESVNSDWVDKIMVNKQDIINREENLVECWDVDSSQLTEMFGQNYLPDPSKIYPEQQLNNKINGNKKESQDYDSQRSNRYEMAITDDSDDQLEAATSDSSEPDMLWQLNPPPKATGIPNGPGGPETRKTNPKPVRSTETRSMIPSLIPSPALSRKSSIGASQLVQPSYRPAKQAVHAQGKRRITK